Proteins from a genomic interval of Chryseobacterium indologenes:
- a CDS encoding MFS transporter → MPTFTRPRQLNKHDIRTLILSSFGGMLEFYDFVVFIFFAKIIGEHFFPPTLDSFWASMNTYGTFAAGFFVRPVGGMIMAHFGDLFGRKKMFFLSIVLMVFPTLAIGFLPTYQQIGYFAPILLLVVRILQGFAIGGEIPAAWVFVAEHVPGNRVGLADSMITASLSMGVLLGSAITLYINTSFSAEEIFNGAWRYPFILGGLFGIITIFLRRYLKETPVFIEMKEKKTLSEKIPLQKIFQSHLPDISFSLLLTWIFTGCSILLTLMIPNLMSDFFSIPRKDAITMQSYTLISISLGAVLGGMMCDRKGAGRMLMLWSTCFGICSWFFLQKLIHMKPEGLSILYATTGLFAGGVLGCIPYIMIHRFPASVRISGISFSYNLGQAIFGGITPMIIILMAKDYPQGILFYVLFLAVLGIYLGWRTLVKNKKKI, encoded by the coding sequence ATGCCCACTTTTACCCGGCCGAGGCAATTAAACAAACATGATATCAGAACATTGATCCTGTCTTCTTTTGGAGGAATGTTGGAGTTTTATGATTTTGTAGTCTTTATTTTTTTCGCAAAAATCATCGGAGAACATTTCTTCCCGCCTACCTTAGATTCTTTCTGGGCATCCATGAATACTTACGGTACATTTGCTGCAGGTTTTTTTGTACGGCCGGTCGGAGGAATGATCATGGCACATTTTGGTGATCTTTTCGGGAGAAAGAAAATGTTTTTCCTATCCATTGTACTGATGGTATTTCCAACGTTGGCCATAGGCTTTTTACCAACCTATCAACAAATCGGATATTTTGCGCCTATATTGCTTCTGGTGGTACGGATTTTACAAGGCTTTGCTATAGGAGGCGAAATTCCTGCAGCCTGGGTATTTGTCGCTGAACATGTACCGGGTAACCGGGTCGGATTAGCAGATTCGATGATAACGGCGAGCCTTTCGATGGGAGTATTACTGGGTTCTGCCATTACCCTTTACATCAATACCTCCTTTTCAGCAGAAGAAATTTTCAACGGAGCCTGGAGGTATCCTTTCATCCTGGGAGGTTTATTTGGTATCATTACCATCTTCCTCCGCAGGTATCTCAAGGAAACCCCGGTTTTTATTGAAATGAAGGAAAAGAAAACGTTAAGCGAGAAAATCCCATTGCAAAAGATCTTTCAGTCTCATCTTCCGGATATCAGTTTTTCCCTTCTGCTCACCTGGATTTTTACAGGTTGTTCTATCCTTCTCACCCTGATGATCCCCAATTTGATGAGTGATTTCTTTAGTATTCCAAGGAAAGATGCCATCACCATGCAAAGCTATACATTGATCAGCATTAGCCTGGGAGCCGTATTGGGAGGAATGATGTGCGACAGAAAAGGAGCAGGCAGAATGTTGATGCTCTGGAGTACCTGTTTCGGGATTTGCAGCTGGTTCTTCCTCCAGAAACTGATCCATATGAAACCGGAAGGATTATCAATATTATACGCCACAACAGGTTTATTTGCCGGAGGAGTTTTAGGATGCATTCCATACATTATGATTCACAGATTTCCTGCGTCGGTGCGGATTTCCGGAATTTCGTTTTCCTACAATTTAGGGCAGGCCATTTTTGGAGGTATTACTCCGATGATCATCATTCTCATGGCAAAAGATTATCCTCAGGGAATCTTGTTTTATGTTTTGTTTCTTGCTGTTCTGGGAATTTATTTGGGCTGGCGTACACTCGTAAAAAATAAGAAAAAAATATAA
- a CDS encoding T9SS type A sorting domain-containing protein translates to MKKLLFPLLLLAAGTNVYAQDLFAITGKDTQSINFNDIRTLDVTNGTPGEKIFMADSPVQVFSQARKGIITEDKNSYNNSQAVTMAALAYDPSNNNLVYMPMFSSNIYVFNPQTKEITLIDNNIGKVSSCDINSHITRMTTGYDGNIYALNNAGTQFLQISKKGGQYVVNDLGIVKDDASNGRNSFTEMQTGFGGDMIADADHNFYVFAASGNVFKVSAKEMKAKFIGKIAGVPDNYSVNGSAVNAQGKVVIASAKGAPMYEVDLSTLQAKQLPGEDNLHIYDLASKYFANDKKASADVLAKNLDIYPTRVTEHTITVAGGQNVRGNMKLNIFDMSGKNVMSQNISVKDSSTHRKIDLKGLLTGAYIASINDESGKVLLNKKILVTE, encoded by the coding sequence ATGAAAAAACTTTTATTCCCTCTCTTATTGTTGGCAGCTGGAACGAATGTGTACGCCCAGGATCTTTTTGCAATTACAGGAAAAGATACCCAGAGTATTAATTTCAATGATATTCGTACGTTGGATGTAACGAATGGTACCCCAGGAGAAAAGATTTTTATGGCAGATTCTCCTGTGCAGGTATTTTCTCAGGCCAGAAAAGGTATAATTACAGAAGATAAAAATTCTTACAACAATTCTCAGGCGGTTACAATGGCAGCCCTGGCATATGACCCTTCCAACAATAACCTTGTCTATATGCCGATGTTTTCTTCTAATATTTATGTTTTTAACCCCCAAACAAAGGAGATTACACTTATTGATAATAATATAGGAAAAGTATCGTCATGTGATATCAATTCCCATATAACCAGGATGACGACAGGATATGATGGAAATATTTATGCGCTTAATAATGCAGGGACTCAATTTTTACAGATAAGTAAAAAAGGAGGACAATATGTAGTGAATGATTTGGGAATTGTAAAAGATGATGCTTCTAATGGCAGGAATTCTTTTACTGAAATGCAGACAGGCTTTGGAGGAGATATGATTGCTGACGCCGATCATAATTTCTACGTTTTTGCGGCTTCCGGAAACGTTTTTAAAGTCTCTGCTAAGGAGATGAAGGCTAAATTCATAGGTAAAATTGCAGGAGTGCCTGATAATTACTCTGTAAATGGTTCTGCTGTGAATGCACAGGGAAAAGTAGTTATCGCCAGTGCTAAGGGTGCGCCCATGTATGAAGTTGATCTGTCTACATTACAGGCAAAGCAGCTTCCGGGAGAAGATAATCTGCATATTTATGATTTGGCCAGTAAATATTTCGCTAATGATAAAAAGGCTTCAGCTGATGTATTAGCTAAAAATCTTGACATTTATCCAACAAGGGTTACCGAACATACTATCACTGTAGCCGGCGGTCAAAATGTAAGGGGAAATATGAAGCTGAATATTTTTGATATGTCGGGTAAAAATGTGATGTCACAGAATATTTCTGTAAAAGATAGTTCTACACACCGGAAGATAGATCTCAAAGGTCTTCTGACGGGTGCCTATATTGCAAGTATTAATGATGAGTCAGGAAAAGTTTTGCTTAATAAAAAGATTCTTGTCACAGAATAA
- a CDS encoding 4-alpha-glucanotransferase gives MKLYFNVGYIVKAGESLELIIGDEGFAAKAHTMFCAENDLWRCEVDYFSKVISYHYRVVDHKGNTLRDEFVKHQLSFPHNYKEFIIFDEWNNKNFPENYLNNKILYNKLHDFIPEKAAILKKHTHLFRIEAPIYNPDWKIVLFGNTPSLGGWDYGKVVHLSQTDFGVWEVSVDIPENEPIEFKYCLYSISENRVIDVETGGNRLTVANLLPDVLQIVSNHYFRFKGYQMYHDAGVAVPVFSLRSEEGFGVGEFADIKKLADWAKNTNLGIIQILPINDTTANYSWTDSYPYAAVSVYALHPQYISLEKLEFPLPKELVEGYGVEKQQLNALTLIDYEKMISGKWKYLKAVFNTEKDKIYKDRNFKKFIKDNEHWLVPYAAFCVLRDKYKTPNFNEWKTHKKYIAGKVSQFFTTKSKDYDASMLHAWVQYELHCQLKDAVDYAHQLGISLKGDLPIGIYRYSVEAWTEPELFGMDFQAGAPPDQFTELGQNWEFPTYNWEAMKADDYRWWKNRFKALEQYFDAMRIDHILGFFRIWRMPISAVQGILGYFYPAVPIVLEEFKAWQIPFNVERYCQPFINNKILWDYFGEDSEKALEFINDNGDGTYSFKKEFDTQRKLAEFFIKNPRGSLEEQLISLCANVLFLVEQRKGETVYHPRFNVFNTESYQYLPEPEQKSIYDLYHDYFFRRQDHLWYEKAMEKLPVILNATKMLICGEDLGMVPACVPVVMDELGIIALKVQRMPSENIPFYNPKYANYMNVVTASSHDSSTLRQWWKEDLTLTQRYFNQQLIQYGKAPAELSPELAEIIMKQHLYNEAMLAIFPIQEFLATDVTLANKNIDDERINNPAVFPHYWRYRMHIKLEDLKQKQAFNEKIAFWVKDSGRS, from the coding sequence ATGAAGCTATATTTTAATGTAGGATATATTGTAAAAGCTGGAGAGAGTCTGGAGCTGATCATTGGTGATGAAGGATTTGCTGCTAAGGCCCATACGATGTTTTGTGCAGAAAATGATTTATGGAGATGTGAGGTTGATTATTTTTCAAAGGTGATTTCTTATCATTACAGGGTTGTAGATCATAAGGGAAATACTTTGCGAGACGAATTTGTTAAGCATCAGCTTTCTTTTCCGCACAATTATAAGGAGTTCATCATTTTTGATGAATGGAATAATAAAAACTTTCCTGAGAATTATTTAAACAATAAGATTCTTTACAATAAGCTTCATGATTTTATTCCTGAAAAAGCAGCAATTTTAAAGAAGCACACGCATCTATTCAGAATTGAAGCTCCCATTTATAATCCGGACTGGAAAATTGTTTTATTTGGAAACACACCGTCTTTGGGAGGCTGGGATTATGGAAAAGTTGTTCATCTGTCTCAGACAGATTTTGGGGTTTGGGAAGTTTCTGTTGATATTCCTGAAAATGAGCCGATAGAATTTAAATATTGTCTTTACAGTATCAGTGAAAATAGAGTTATTGATGTTGAAACAGGCGGAAACCGTTTAACGGTTGCGAATCTGTTGCCGGATGTGCTGCAGATTGTTTCTAATCATTACTTTAGATTTAAAGGGTATCAGATGTATCATGATGCAGGAGTTGCAGTTCCTGTATTTTCCCTGAGAAGCGAAGAAGGTTTTGGAGTCGGGGAATTTGCAGATATTAAAAAGCTGGCAGATTGGGCAAAAAATACCAATCTCGGTATTATTCAGATCTTGCCTATTAATGATACGACGGCCAATTATTCATGGACCGATTCTTACCCTTATGCCGCTGTATCTGTCTACGCCTTACATCCACAATATATTTCATTGGAGAAGCTTGAATTCCCATTACCGAAAGAGTTAGTTGAAGGCTATGGTGTTGAGAAACAACAATTAAATGCTCTTACTCTGATTGATTACGAAAAAATGATATCCGGTAAATGGAAATACCTTAAAGCTGTTTTCAATACCGAAAAAGATAAAATTTATAAAGATCGGAACTTTAAAAAGTTTATCAAAGATAACGAACATTGGTTGGTTCCATACGCAGCATTTTGTGTTTTAAGGGATAAATATAAAACCCCCAATTTCAACGAGTGGAAAACACATAAAAAATATATTGCAGGAAAGGTCTCCCAGTTTTTTACCACAAAGTCTAAAGATTATGATGCCTCAATGCTTCATGCCTGGGTACAGTATGAGTTGCATTGTCAGCTAAAAGATGCTGTAGATTATGCTCATCAACTGGGGATTTCGTTAAAAGGAGATTTGCCGATCGGTATTTACAGATATTCAGTAGAAGCCTGGACAGAACCTGAATTGTTCGGTATGGATTTCCAGGCGGGAGCTCCACCAGACCAGTTTACTGAACTGGGGCAAAATTGGGAATTTCCAACGTATAATTGGGAAGCTATGAAGGCTGATGATTACCGATGGTGGAAAAACAGGTTCAAAGCATTGGAGCAATATTTTGATGCCATGAGAATTGATCATATTCTTGGGTTTTTCAGGATCTGGAGAATGCCCATTTCTGCAGTTCAGGGAATATTAGGCTATTTTTACCCGGCAGTTCCTATTGTTCTGGAGGAATTTAAAGCGTGGCAGATTCCTTTTAATGTGGAGAGATATTGTCAACCATTTATCAACAATAAGATTTTATGGGATTATTTTGGCGAGGACAGTGAAAAAGCATTGGAGTTTATCAATGATAACGGTGATGGAACTTATTCCTTTAAAAAAGAATTTGATACCCAAAGAAAACTTGCCGAGTTTTTCATAAAAAACCCACGAGGTTCACTTGAGGAACAGTTAATTTCGCTCTGTGCTAATGTTTTGTTCCTTGTAGAGCAAAGAAAAGGGGAGACGGTGTATCATCCGAGATTTAATGTATTTAATACAGAATCTTATCAATATTTGCCGGAACCGGAGCAGAAAAGTATTTATGATCTGTACCATGATTATTTCTTTAGAAGACAGGATCATCTGTGGTATGAGAAAGCTATGGAAAAGTTACCTGTCATCCTGAATGCTACGAAAATGCTCATCTGCGGTGAAGATTTGGGAATGGTACCTGCCTGCGTTCCTGTTGTAATGGATGAATTGGGAATCATTGCCCTGAAAGTTCAACGTATGCCTTCGGAAAATATTCCGTTTTATAACCCCAAATATGCAAATTACATGAATGTGGTTACAGCCTCTTCCCACGACAGTTCCACATTGAGACAGTGGTGGAAAGAAGATCTTACCCTCACCCAAAGATATTTTAACCAACAGCTCATTCAGTATGGAAAAGCTCCCGCTGAATTGAGCCCGGAGCTCGCAGAAATCATTATGAAGCAACATCTCTATAATGAAGCGATGCTGGCTATTTTCCCGATTCAGGAATTCCTCGCCACAGACGTTACGCTTGCCAATAAAAATATTGATGATGAAAGAATTAATAATCCGGCAGTTTTTCCACATTATTGGCGATACAGAATGCATATAAAGCTGGAAGATCTAAAGCAAAAACAAGCTTTCAATGAAAAAATTGCTTTTTGGGTGAAAGATAGTGGAAGGTCATAA
- a CDS encoding ferritin, with amino-acid sequence MVSEKIAKLINEQIAHEQYAAQYYLSMSAWFSGKDLDGIANYFRVQSKEELMHADKMFDYLNDVGGEIIIGEIAKPPHEFDSATDIFEKALAHEKIVTKSIFNIVKNANEEGDFATTSFLQWFINEQVEEEASASQYVTKIKMVCDNPSALYLLIRNYHKEYLLRTQLLKIKQSFRKYKKPLSLNSGFFIEIIFFSYFLRVYASPNKFPEQQETKHKTRFPEDNLLP; translated from the coding sequence ATGGTTAGCGAAAAAATTGCAAAATTAATTAATGAACAAATAGCTCACGAACAATATGCTGCTCAATATTATCTTTCAATGTCTGCCTGGTTTTCAGGGAAAGATCTTGACGGAATTGCCAACTACTTCAGAGTACAAAGCAAAGAAGAATTAATGCATGCAGATAAAATGTTCGATTATTTGAATGATGTAGGAGGAGAAATCATTATCGGAGAAATTGCAAAACCGCCACATGAGTTCGACAGCGCAACGGATATTTTCGAGAAAGCTCTGGCACACGAGAAAATTGTAACGAAAAGCATTTTCAACATTGTGAAGAATGCTAATGAGGAAGGAGATTTTGCGACAACATCTTTCCTGCAATGGTTTATCAACGAACAGGTAGAAGAGGAGGCAAGTGCTTCTCAGTATGTAACGAAGATTAAAATGGTATGCGATAATCCGTCGGCATTATATCTTTTGATCAGGAATTATCACAAAGAGTATTTACTCCGAACACAACTGCTTAAGATTAAACAATCTTTCAGAAAATATAAAAAGCCGTTATCATTGAATAGCGGCTTTTTTATTGAGATTATATTTTTTTCTTATTTTTTACGAGTGTACGCCAGCCCAAATAAATTCCCAGAACAGCAAGAAACAAAACATAAAACAAGATTCCCTGAGGATAATCTTTTGCCATGA